CTGAAGAGCCGTTTCAGCTCCCAGCCGGGTTGCAGGAAGCCATCGAGATTTACGGGCAGCAGCACAAGAACCTGCGCGACCCGGTGTGGCAGCGGTACCTCGCCGGAATCCGCTGGAGAAGTGGGCAGCCCACCGAGCCAGACCGGTGGTTCGACGCCTACCGGGACCTGGTAAGAAACGGAATCGTGCCCGGAGAAGATTGATGCGGTACGCCACCCAGGCCGCCCTGTCTTACGCAACGGCGGAACACGCGAAATACGGTTATCCCGGCCCCGAGGAGTTCGCCGCCCGGTTAAAAGTCCGGATCGTGCCGGGCGTCGAGAACCGCGCGAGTCACGGCCCCCCCAGCTTCATTACCCAGACGCCGGACACCTACGCCCCGCGCCAGCGCTTCACGATCTTCCACGAGCTGAGCCACATCCTGATGCAGCGCTGCGGCCTGGAGGATGACATCGCCGCCGAGGTGGACGCCGATGATGCCGAGCTGCACCTGGAGCTGGTCGCCAACCATATGGCCGGGCTTTTCCTGATCCCCGACCCGGTCGTGCGTCATTACATCCGCGTCCTCGACCTCACGCCCGCCGCCGTCCTGGCGATCCAGGCGGCGGCGCGTGCCAGTTTCGCGGCCACCATCCGCCGGGTCGTCTCCGCCGAGGGCGTCGATCCCTGCACGATCTTCCTCACCGGTGGGAGCTACGTCCTCGACCTCGCGAGCAGCGACCCGTACAACCGTCTGTCGCGCTACGACCGGCTGCCTGATCCCCTTGCCCGGTACCCGGAAGCCCACCTGCTTTGCCCCCCGAGCAGACAGGGCACCATCGGCGTCGTCATCGCCCCCTGAGACTTTAATAGCCATTGACGGCTGTGGCCGTTAACGGCTAGACTTCTCCCATCGGAAGGAGAAAGGCGAACTCTCACCGCTTGTTTTAGCCGTATGCGGCTAGATTCTCTCCAGAAGAGACCCCCGCCCGCGCAAACGCCCTGGAAAGCAACGCGAAGTGGGGGGAAGAGAGGAGTTAAGAATGTCACAGTCTGCTCCCACCCGCAACCTGTTCCCCGCCGTGGCGGCCACCGTGTGCGCCTGCTGCGGGCTCGCGCTGCCCACCGGGCAGGGCCACGACGTGCCCCACATCGGGGCGGTGGGCCCGCGTTGCGTGCTGAAGTTCGGGGCGTTCGCCGAGCTGCTCGCCTGGGTGGAGGGCCGCTCGAGCGCGCTCCCCGAGACGCGCGAGGCGCAGTTCGTGGGGCACCGCCTGGTGGTGGGGCTGCGGCTGCTGGGCTTCGAGGTGACCAGCGAGGAAGGCGTCTTGCGCGTCGGGCGCCGGACCCGGAGGCCGGTCGAGGTCGCCAAGAGCTGGAAGAAGCGGCGGGCGGAGTTCGAGCGGGACCTCAAGCTCGCAGACGGGCTGTTCGCGGCGGGGAGGGCGGCGTGAGCGGCCTGCTGACGGTGCGCCGCGAGGTGAGGGCAGTGATGCCGGCCCGGACGCCCGCCCCGCCGCTGCTCTCCCTCCCGGAGCCCCGCTGGCTCGACGGTGCCCTGCCGGGGCGGCTGTGCCCCTGCACCTCCGGCGCGACCCAGCCGCCCGTCCTGGGCTGCTGGCGGTGTGGCGGCACGGGGAAGGTGGCGAGGTGAGGGGGGGCGGGGCAGGTGGGGAGGCCCCTCGCTTGACGCACGACCCCTCCCGCCTGGCGCGGCTGCGGCGGCTGCACTTCCTGGCGAGCGTGCACGAGCTGATGGCGGAGCCCTGCACGCCCGAGCGCCGGGTCCGGGGGCGCCGGGTGGACCGGATTGCCGAGGCGGTGCGGGGGGAGCACGCCCGGCACGCGCAGGACGGGCGCTGCGAGCTGTGCGGGGGGCACGCGCACGAGGCGGTCTGCGGGGAGTGCGGGCTCGGCGAGGACCGGTACCTCGCGGAGAGCGCGGCGGCCGCCCGGCGGGGACGGCGGCAGCCCTTCATGCGGGCGGTCATGAGCGCCCTGGCCGGTCCCGTGGAGGCCCCCGGGGTCGAGGAGCTGCGCGCCGCGTGGAAGGCGGCCGCGCTGGCGCACGAGGCTGACCCCAGCCCCGAGAACGACGCCCTCGAGGAGACGGCGTACCTGGCGATGGTGCGGGCGGGTGGGCTGTGACGGCGCCCGCGCTCGCCGCTCCCCTGGCCCTGCCCGCCGAGCCCACCCGGCAGGCGCGGCACCTGCGCGTCTTCCGGCGCCGGGTGTGGCCGTGGCTGCTGTTCACGCTGGGCGCCCTGCTCGCGCTGATCGGGCTGATCTCGGTGGGGGAGGGGGGCGGCCCCGGGGCGCTGCCGGTGGTGCTCCTCGGGGTGGGGCTGACGGCTCGGGGCGGGGCCCGGGTACCGGGGGGCTGGGAGGGGTTGATCACATGACCAGAAGGAGATCCAGTTGAAACAAGCCTTTGAATCGGGTGCCCGCGCTTGCGCGGGTGCCCTTTGTCGTGTCCTGGGGGCAGGTCTGTGACGGCCACTCCCTCCGCTCACCTGAGAGCCGCCCTGCTCGCCGCGATCTGGCAGGAGGGGCCGCTGCCGGCCGGGCCGCTCCTGGACCTGGGGGAACGTCTTGGCGCGCAGCTCCCTGAAGTCGCCGTCCACCTCCAGGTCCTGCTCGCGGCGGGGCTGATCTTCCGCGACGACTCGCCTGTCGACCCCCTTTATGGTCCAGCGCTGGACGCCGAGGAGGCGGCGCGCCGCCTTCACGCCCAGCTCGCGGGCGTCCAGGCCTGCCGGGTGTGCGGGTGCTCGAACACCTGGGCCTGCGAGGGGGGCTGCTGGTGGGTCCGGCCTGACCTGTGCAGC
This genomic interval from Deinococcus aetherius contains the following:
- a CDS encoding ImmA/IrrE family metallo-endopeptidase — protein: MRYATQAALSYATAEHAKYGYPGPEEFAARLKVRIVPGVENRASHGPPSFITQTPDTYAPRQRFTIFHELSHILMQRCGLEDDIAAEVDADDAELHLELVANHMAGLFLIPDPVVRHYIRVLDLTPAAVLAIQAAARASFAATIRRVVSAEGVDPCTIFLTGGSYVLDLASSDPYNRLSRYDRLPDPLARYPEAHLLCPPSRQGTIGVVIAP
- a CDS encoding MarR family winged helix-turn-helix transcriptional regulator, whose translation is MTATPSAHLRAALLAAIWQEGPLPAGPLLDLGERLGAQLPEVAVHLQVLLAAGLIFRDDSPVDPLYGPALDAEEAARRLHAQLAGVQACRVCGCSNTWACEGGCWWVRPDLCSSCAEAV